One window of Pithys albifrons albifrons isolate INPA30051 chromosome 18, PitAlb_v1, whole genome shotgun sequence genomic DNA carries:
- the CIMIP1 gene encoding ciliary microtubule inner protein 1 isoform X2 encodes MAVRERGQVEPCNFIAKDNYWKKCVEKEGDAAKRWSDKWGFLRTPLEELIGDEKKEDAKPKIELPEHLRIRPVTPVEKYIKVLPSPPVPKTTQGFIGWRSAVPGLELEIDYQIQSCKGTLCRDLY; translated from the exons ATGGCAGTCCGGGAGCGGGGGCAGGTGGAGCCCTGCAACTTCATAGCCAAGGATAACTACTG GAAGAAATGtgtggaaaaggaaggagacGCTGCAAAAAGGTGGTCTGACAAGTGGGGGTTCCTGAGAACCCCCCTCGAGGAG ttgataggagatgaaaagaaagaagatgcCAAGCCCAAGATAGAGCTTCCAGAACACCTGCGGATTCGCCCTGTGACACCTGTGGAAAAATACATTAAG gTGCTTCCATCTCCTCCGGTGCCTAAAACCACGCAGGGGTTTATTGGCTGGAGATCAGCagttccagggctggagctggaaatCGATTATCAGATCCAGAGCTGCAAAGGAACCCTCTGCAGGGATTTGTACTGA